One Paraburkholderia sp. IMGN_8 DNA window includes the following coding sequences:
- a CDS encoding VOC family protein, with amino-acid sequence MIPPNQNRLGIDHPVVSVRNHPEAVEKFIRLGFSPSPISYHPWGSVLTLMMFENNFIELIGINDPSKFGTGEVDGFCYGRTLGQFLERSEGLGLVALHSKDIEGDFAAVKATGLPVQQRVDFRRKLTKADGTPDEAVVSLGMVMDPELGDASNFLCQQHRPEFIWRKDWQSHPNGAIAVDEVVYVTPDLGLLEARWTKLFGPESTLRIDGHVESNTGCGRLVALTHAQANNRFKSVGMPVSYTDKPHGIALQVRVRDLQSTGLILSENGVAHAETEHGIAVTPESAGNTIIEFVE; translated from the coding sequence ATGATTCCTCCGAACCAGAATCGCTTGGGCATCGACCACCCGGTGGTCTCTGTGAGAAACCACCCCGAGGCCGTTGAGAAGTTCATCAGACTTGGCTTTTCGCCCAGCCCCATCTCCTATCACCCGTGGGGCTCGGTACTTACTTTGATGATGTTCGAGAACAACTTCATCGAACTCATCGGCATCAATGACCCATCCAAGTTCGGCACTGGCGAGGTAGACGGGTTTTGCTATGGCAGAACCCTCGGACAGTTTCTCGAGCGGTCTGAAGGCCTCGGGCTTGTCGCACTCCACAGCAAGGATATCGAAGGCGACTTCGCGGCTGTCAAAGCGACCGGCTTGCCAGTTCAGCAACGTGTCGACTTTCGACGTAAGCTGACCAAAGCGGACGGAACACCCGATGAGGCCGTTGTGTCGTTGGGAATGGTGATGGACCCTGAACTGGGCGACGCGTCCAACTTCTTGTGCCAGCAACACCGCCCGGAATTCATCTGGCGCAAAGACTGGCAAAGCCATCCCAACGGCGCAATCGCAGTTGACGAGGTTGTTTATGTCACACCGGACCTTGGCCTGCTCGAGGCCCGATGGACGAAACTGTTTGGACCGGAAAGCACGCTGCGGATTGATGGTCACGTCGAATCGAACACAGGCTGCGGGCGCCTCGTAGCCCTGACGCACGCTCAGGCGAATAACCGCTTCAAGTCAGTTGGAATGCCAGTGAGCTATACAGACAAACCGCACGGCATTGCCTTGCAGGTCCGAGTTCGTGATTTGCAATCGACTGGGCTCATTCTTTCCGAGAACGGCGTAGCACATGCGGAAACCGAGCACGGTATCGCCGTCACGCCAGAATCTGCTGGCAACACCATCATTGAGTTTGTTGAGTAA
- the epsC gene encoding serine O-acetyltransferase EpsC: MDNIDHTTIWQTIRDEADAECQGRPGMQRYFDSTVLSHATYADGLASQMAAELVRLDSTLPDFADEFSQVIQRDGIDACAAADVHKVATSNPACPNALTAFLSFRGIQAIQLHRIAHAYWMAGERTFAVLLQNWGAKLYNVDIHPAARLGKGLFVDHAMGIVIGETAVVEDNVSMWHGVTLGSTFSEAGDRHPKIRQGATLAAHAVILGNIEIGEGAVIAAGSVVRSSIPAGMVAAGIPAKVIKAVSETYAAITAPATTRTNG; encoded by the coding sequence TTGGATAACATCGACCATACAACCATCTGGCAAACCATTCGCGACGAGGCAGATGCTGAATGCCAAGGGCGCCCCGGCATGCAGCGGTACTTCGACAGCACGGTGCTCTCACACGCGACATACGCAGATGGGCTCGCTTCGCAGATGGCGGCTGAGCTTGTGAGGCTGGACAGCACGCTGCCGGACTTTGCAGACGAGTTCTCTCAGGTCATCCAGCGCGACGGCATCGACGCATGCGCAGCGGCGGATGTGCACAAGGTTGCAACATCCAATCCTGCATGCCCCAATGCGCTTACTGCCTTCCTCTCCTTTCGGGGTATTCAGGCGATTCAGCTTCATCGTATTGCCCACGCGTACTGGATGGCAGGAGAGCGCACGTTCGCCGTGCTGCTTCAGAACTGGGGTGCAAAACTGTACAACGTGGACATTCATCCCGCCGCGCGCCTCGGCAAGGGATTATTTGTTGACCACGCGATGGGCATCGTCATCGGCGAGACGGCCGTGGTTGAGGACAACGTGAGCATGTGGCACGGCGTCACGCTGGGAAGCACGTTCAGCGAGGCTGGCGACCGTCATCCGAAGATTCGCCAAGGTGCGACCCTGGCGGCACACGCCGTCATTCTTGGAAACATCGAGATAGGCGAAGGGGCGGTCATCGCAGCGGGCAGCGTCGTTCGCTCTTCGATTCCGGCCGGAATGGTGGCTGCCGGGATTCCCGCAAAGGTCATCAAGGCGGTTTCCGAAACGTACGCCGCCATCACCGCGCCCGCAACAACTAGGACAAACGGATGA
- a CDS encoding LysR family transcriptional regulator, producing MAETLTESRIVYFYEAVRCGTIRAAADALNVAPSAVSRQIGLLETELDATLIERHARGVKPTEAGAQVIEYFREQLAHKDDLLSRLQELRGLRTGHVSVVLGEGFVSDLLAGPMQHFCKQFPGIAVNLDLAGTNEVMRKISEDEGEIGLVYNPPPEPKIVSRAIKQQPLMAIVGPNFTGLGKKKSMTVQELATYPLAATHPTYGTRQMLQAVEFAEKVRLEPIVTTNSIAILKQFVKSGLGITCLPEFAVATEIAAGELFAIEISHPLLEKAEAHLISRVGRKLSVASNKMLQMMNSQMRAFR from the coding sequence GTGGCTGAGACCCTTACAGAGAGCCGAATCGTCTATTTTTATGAGGCGGTGCGGTGCGGAACGATTCGCGCGGCGGCAGATGCGCTAAACGTCGCGCCTTCGGCAGTCAGCCGGCAGATAGGCTTGCTGGAGACGGAACTCGACGCGACACTCATTGAGCGACATGCACGCGGCGTCAAACCGACCGAGGCTGGCGCGCAAGTCATCGAATACTTCCGCGAACAACTGGCCCACAAGGACGACCTGCTATCGCGGCTTCAGGAACTGCGAGGCCTGCGTACAGGACACGTCAGCGTTGTACTGGGTGAAGGGTTCGTTTCCGATTTGCTGGCTGGCCCGATGCAGCATTTCTGCAAACAGTTTCCCGGTATAGCGGTCAATCTGGACCTGGCCGGCACGAACGAGGTGATGCGGAAAATTTCAGAAGATGAGGGTGAGATTGGTTTGGTCTACAACCCCCCACCGGAGCCGAAAATTGTTTCACGCGCTATCAAACAGCAACCGCTGATGGCAATCGTCGGCCCGAATTTCACGGGGCTTGGCAAGAAAAAGTCCATGACCGTACAGGAACTCGCTACGTACCCTCTTGCCGCCACGCACCCGACCTACGGCACACGACAAATGCTTCAGGCGGTCGAGTTCGCCGAGAAGGTGCGACTGGAGCCGATAGTCACCACGAACTCCATCGCCATCCTGAAGCAGTTCGTGAAATCTGGGCTGGGAATTACGTGTCTTCCTGAGTTTGCGGTGGCGACCGAAATTGCCGCCGGTGAACTGTTCGCAATAGAAATCAGCCATCCTCTTCTGGAAAAGGCGGAGGCGCACCTCATCAGCCGAGTCGGCCGAAAACTCTCAGTAGCGTCCAACAAGATGCTTCAGATGATGAACTCGCAGATGAGAGCCTTCCGGTGA
- a CDS encoding NAD(P)-dependent oxidoreductase, with translation MNGEWASPLGQRRICQGSGLMKTVGVIGLGNMGRGMALSLKRGGYKVLGFDAAPGVAEKLQDEGVEARASVADISRDSDVLILSLPTSDIVEKVVLGEGGVAASAKSGLIVVDTTTADPNSTRKVAAALREVKVGFVDGPVSGGPKGAATATMTMVLGGSEQDVATVEPILSVISAKRVHVGPVGAGHVTKIINNLLTGVHLLATSEAVRAAEAVGVDPQKLVEALNGGSGRNSATLTNYPTWIFNDKFDSGFTMKLMRKDVRLAMDLLRSIDANAPISAEAGRLWAESASSIGDAEDFNRIVQFVPER, from the coding sequence CTGAACGGCGAGTGGGCGTCTCCACTTGGTCAGCGGCGAATTTGCCAGGGGAGTGGACTTATGAAGACGGTTGGTGTCATCGGACTCGGGAACATGGGGCGTGGAATGGCCCTATCGTTGAAGCGCGGAGGCTACAAGGTTCTTGGATTTGATGCGGCACCTGGCGTGGCCGAGAAGCTCCAGGACGAAGGCGTTGAGGCGCGCGCCTCCGTCGCCGACATCTCGCGTGATTCCGACGTACTTATCCTGAGCCTGCCGACGTCGGACATCGTAGAGAAGGTGGTGCTCGGCGAAGGCGGTGTTGCAGCCAGCGCCAAAAGCGGCCTTATTGTCGTGGACACCACCACGGCGGACCCGAACAGCACACGAAAGGTGGCGGCAGCGCTGCGCGAAGTAAAGGTGGGCTTTGTCGACGGCCCGGTGAGTGGTGGTCCGAAGGGCGCCGCTACCGCCACGATGACAATGGTTCTGGGCGGCTCGGAACAGGATGTCGCGACTGTCGAGCCCATTCTTTCGGTCATCAGCGCCAAACGCGTACACGTCGGCCCTGTGGGCGCAGGTCACGTAACAAAAATCATCAACAACCTTCTGACCGGCGTACACCTTCTGGCAACCAGCGAAGCCGTCCGTGCGGCGGAAGCCGTTGGCGTTGACCCGCAAAAGCTGGTCGAGGCGCTAAACGGCGGCTCGGGCCGCAATAGCGCGACGTTGACGAATTACCCCACGTGGATATTCAACGACAAGTTCGACTCCGGCTTCACGATGAAGCTGATGCGTAAGGACGTTCGCCTTGCGATGGACCTGCTGCGCAGCATCGACGCCAATGCGCCGATAAGCGCGGAAGCGGGCCGCTTGTGGGCGGAGAGCGCCAGCTCCATTGGTGATGCGGAAGATTTCAATCGCATCGTCCAGTTCGTTCCGGAACGGTAA
- a CDS encoding aldehyde dehydrogenase family protein, which produces MEFNEAEQLLAAFAHFFPGVKTIGSFVGGELVEGTGDDIQLYNPATGKASLAYKDGGAAIAAQAADAAERAQKEWWALTHAARGRVMFAIARELRSDVENIARLESIGSGKPIRDCRGEVAKVAEMFEYYGGWTDKFYGEVIPVPTSHLNYTRREPAGTVLQITPWNAPIFTCGWQVAPAIAMGNAVLLKPSELTPFTSLVVGMLAEKAGAPKGLINVLSGYGHTVGQAAIGNKAVKKVVFVGSPATGIRIAEAAAKRVLPCVLELGGKSANIIFGDADLKRAALTAQAAIFAGAGQSCVAGSRLLVQRSIYNEFVEMVATGAKKIKVGAPLDDATEVGPINNRRQYEHVMKMISSGVDAGATLSAGSTDVSEGGYFVSPTVLSNVTNDMDVARTEIFGPVVAAIPFDSEEEALAIANDTEFGLAGAVWTTDVGRAHRVAAQVNAGTFWINGYKTINVASPFGGYGLSGYGRSSGVEALYEYTQTKSVWVETAKEPATAFGYL; this is translated from the coding sequence GTGGAATTCAACGAAGCAGAACAGTTGCTGGCCGCATTTGCGCATTTCTTCCCGGGCGTGAAGACCATCGGTTCTTTCGTCGGTGGCGAGCTTGTCGAAGGTACCGGCGACGATATCCAGCTTTACAACCCTGCAACAGGAAAGGCGAGCCTCGCATACAAGGACGGCGGAGCCGCAATCGCGGCACAGGCTGCCGATGCGGCAGAACGTGCGCAGAAGGAGTGGTGGGCGTTGACCCACGCGGCACGTGGACGGGTGATGTTTGCCATCGCGCGCGAATTGCGCTCCGATGTCGAGAACATTGCACGCCTGGAGTCGATTGGCTCTGGCAAGCCGATTCGCGACTGTCGCGGCGAAGTCGCGAAGGTGGCAGAGATGTTCGAATACTACGGCGGCTGGACCGACAAGTTTTACGGCGAAGTGATTCCGGTGCCGACGTCGCACTTGAACTACACGCGTCGTGAGCCTGCAGGTACGGTGTTGCAGATTACACCGTGGAACGCGCCCATCTTCACATGCGGTTGGCAAGTTGCGCCGGCCATCGCGATGGGCAACGCTGTTCTTCTCAAACCGTCCGAATTGACGCCCTTCACATCGCTGGTCGTCGGCATGCTTGCCGAGAAAGCGGGAGCACCGAAGGGGCTCATCAATGTCCTGTCAGGATACGGCCACACGGTCGGGCAGGCAGCCATTGGCAACAAGGCTGTCAAGAAAGTCGTGTTCGTCGGCTCGCCCGCGACCGGTATCCGGATTGCAGAAGCCGCCGCGAAGCGTGTGCTTCCGTGCGTACTTGAGCTCGGCGGCAAGTCGGCGAACATCATCTTCGGCGACGCAGACCTGAAGCGCGCAGCGCTAACCGCCCAGGCCGCGATTTTCGCCGGCGCGGGCCAAAGCTGCGTCGCGGGTTCGCGGCTGCTGGTGCAAAGGTCGATTTACAACGAGTTCGTCGAAATGGTCGCCACGGGCGCGAAGAAGATTAAGGTCGGGGCGCCACTGGACGACGCGACGGAGGTCGGTCCGATTAACAATCGCCGGCAGTACGAACACGTCATGAAGATGATTTCGAGTGGCGTGGACGCTGGTGCAACGCTGTCAGCCGGTTCTACGGACGTCTCCGAGGGTGGCTATTTTGTTTCGCCGACCGTGCTGTCAAACGTGACGAACGACATGGACGTCGCGCGCACCGAGATTTTTGGGCCGGTCGTGGCCGCCATTCCATTTGATTCAGAAGAGGAAGCGCTCGCCATTGCGAACGATACAGAATTTGGACTTGCAGGCGCAGTGTGGACGACCGATGTCGGTCGCGCGCATCGCGTGGCGGCGCAGGTCAATGCCGGAACATTCTGGATTAATGGGTACAAGACCATCAATGTCGCGTCGCCGTTCGGTGGCTATGGTCTGAGCGGCTACGGACGTTCGAGCGGTGTCGAAGCGCTCTACGAATATACGCAAACCAAGAGCGTTTGGGTGGAAACGGCCAAAGAGCCGGCTACGGCGTTTGGCTATCTGTAA
- a CDS encoding DUF3100 domain-containing protein, whose translation MEHTLTSPRTESNGIRSAKLFLYAAVILLIAEFIGSFTFKVGPGKVVLLPMIWALLLGAALGLTSDRWRSAARLDAKTQFLAAAILQPALLLFISKLGLLVGSALPKLAAAGWALAFQELGHFVGTILLGLPIALLLGIKREAIGATFSVGREPSLAIIGEKYGMDSAEGRGVLAEYLTGTVFGAVFIAIFAGFVASLNIFHPLALAMGSGVGSGSMMAAASGAIAAQQTPEMAKSVLTFAAASNLITTTIGTYFTLFISLPMAVWGYRLLEPIIGRTTKASGASDAISAARPKLGDVQTEAPELGYGGKLLAWGVTAVLALVCDWITHGTTPIEGLPGMLVMVLAVIVGDAICNATGRKIPAVCWVSLVAMFLTSPLCPWGAQIATLSAKNDFLGVTTPMLTFAGLSIAKDVPAFRRLGWRIVLVSFVANAGTFLGATLVAQIFHV comes from the coding sequence ATGGAACACACGCTAACGTCGCCGCGCACTGAAAGCAATGGGATAAGAAGCGCGAAGCTGTTCTTGTACGCGGCGGTCATCCTTCTCATCGCCGAGTTTATAGGCTCATTTACCTTCAAGGTCGGGCCCGGGAAGGTGGTCCTGCTTCCGATGATATGGGCGCTACTGCTCGGTGCCGCACTCGGCCTTACGAGTGACCGCTGGCGAAGCGCGGCACGGCTCGATGCGAAGACGCAGTTCCTTGCCGCTGCGATTTTGCAGCCAGCGCTACTTCTGTTCATCTCGAAGCTTGGTCTTCTTGTCGGAAGCGCGTTGCCCAAGCTTGCAGCAGCCGGGTGGGCGTTGGCGTTCCAGGAGCTGGGGCACTTCGTTGGCACCATTCTCCTCGGTTTGCCAATCGCCCTCCTGCTTGGTATCAAGAGAGAGGCAATTGGTGCGACCTTCTCCGTCGGTCGCGAACCCAGTCTCGCCATCATCGGCGAGAAATACGGGATGGATTCGGCGGAAGGACGCGGCGTTCTGGCCGAATACCTGACCGGGACCGTGTTCGGCGCGGTCTTCATTGCAATCTTCGCGGGCTTTGTTGCCAGTCTGAACATCTTCCATCCCTTGGCTCTGGCGATGGGTTCGGGGGTTGGCTCCGGGAGCATGATGGCCGCGGCCTCGGGTGCGATTGCGGCACAGCAGACGCCGGAGATGGCCAAATCCGTGCTCACGTTTGCGGCCGCCAGCAATCTTATCACTACCACCATCGGAACGTACTTCACTCTGTTCATCTCCTTGCCGATGGCTGTATGGGGCTACCGGCTTCTCGAGCCGATTATCGGTCGAACGACCAAGGCATCCGGCGCGTCCGATGCGATTTCAGCCGCTCGTCCAAAGCTGGGCGACGTGCAGACTGAAGCTCCAGAACTTGGCTACGGCGGCAAGTTGCTCGCATGGGGCGTGACGGCGGTCCTGGCGCTGGTTTGTGACTGGATTACCCATGGGACCACGCCCATCGAGGGCCTGCCCGGGATGCTGGTGATGGTCCTTGCTGTCATCGTAGGGGATGCAATCTGCAATGCGACCGGCCGCAAAATTCCTGCAGTGTGCTGGGTATCGCTTGTTGCCATGTTCCTCACTTCGCCGCTCTGCCCTTGGGGCGCGCAAATCGCGACTCTCAGCGCAAAGAACGACTTCCTCGGCGTCACTACTCCAATGCTGACGTTTGCAGGGCTCTCCATCGCAAAGGACGTTCCGGCGTTCCGTCGGCTCGGCTGGAGAATCGTTCTGGTCTCGTTCGTAGCGAACGCAGGGACGTTCCTCGGCGCCACGCTTGTCGCTCAAATCTTTCACGTCTGA
- the argE gene encoding acetylornithine deacetylase yields MHGNGTHYVSLDSVIRTMMLTGADMKTKYKETSRGGLAVNIIDVLMRRNRAVNHRHVFEEPLMSTPVATATTFDWVESLMRMDTTSRNSNLGLIETVRDYFSRNGLVSTLTYDEGGKKANLFATIPARDGATNGGVVLSGHTDVVPIDGQQWNTDPFVPVLKDGRLYGRGSCDMKGFIGVALGLVPGIDRARLSSPIHFALSYDEEIGCAGAPSMIADLLERGIRPDGCIVGEPSSMRVVVAHKGINAYRCCVNGHAAHSSLTPKGVNAIEYAARLICFIRDVAERYKYEGPFDEAFDVPFTTVQTGTISGGIAVNTVPAHCNFSFEFRNLPGVNAEGIYQQIREYAEQTLLPKMRMVREEASITFEKISTAPALDTAEQEAINGLVRALCRDTDTRKVAYATEAGLFQKAGIPSIVCGPGNIEQAHKPNEFVEVQQLEMCESFLKKLVASLSVKSD; encoded by the coding sequence ATGCATGGCAACGGAACGCATTACGTTTCGCTGGACTCAGTCATCCGCACCATGATGCTGACCGGTGCCGATATGAAGACGAAGTACAAGGAAACGTCCAGAGGCGGCCTGGCCGTCAACATCATTGATGTGCTGATGCGACGAAATCGCGCAGTCAACCACCGCCACGTTTTTGAGGAGCCTTTGATGTCAACTCCTGTTGCGACAGCCACAACGTTCGACTGGGTCGAATCGTTGATGAGGATGGACACTACTAGTCGGAACTCGAATCTCGGCTTGATTGAGACCGTGCGCGACTACTTCAGCAGGAATGGCCTCGTCAGCACGTTGACGTACGACGAAGGTGGGAAAAAGGCAAACCTTTTTGCGACGATTCCTGCGCGAGATGGCGCGACCAACGGCGGCGTCGTTCTCTCCGGGCACACCGATGTGGTTCCCATAGACGGTCAGCAGTGGAACACCGACCCATTCGTTCCGGTCCTGAAAGACGGCCGTCTGTATGGACGGGGCTCGTGCGATATGAAAGGCTTTATAGGCGTGGCCCTGGGCCTCGTGCCAGGTATCGACCGTGCGCGTTTGTCCAGTCCCATCCACTTCGCGCTTTCCTACGATGAGGAAATTGGATGCGCAGGCGCGCCGTCGATGATTGCCGATTTACTGGAGCGAGGCATTCGGCCCGACGGGTGCATCGTTGGCGAGCCGAGCAGCATGCGGGTCGTTGTGGCCCACAAGGGCATTAACGCATATCGCTGTTGCGTCAACGGACACGCGGCGCATTCGTCACTTACTCCGAAGGGCGTCAATGCCATCGAATACGCAGCGCGGCTGATTTGCTTCATCCGGGACGTGGCTGAGCGTTACAAGTATGAGGGGCCATTCGACGAGGCATTCGATGTACCCTTCACCACGGTTCAGACAGGCACCATCAGCGGCGGTATCGCGGTAAATACCGTCCCCGCCCATTGCAATTTCTCATTTGAGTTCCGGAATCTTCCCGGGGTCAACGCCGAAGGTATCTATCAGCAGATTAGGGAATACGCAGAACAGACGCTGCTCCCGAAAATGAGAATGGTCCGGGAAGAAGCAAGCATCACGTTCGAGAAGATTTCCACAGCACCCGCGCTGGACACGGCCGAGCAGGAGGCCATCAACGGGCTGGTCCGGGCGCTTTGTCGTGACACGGACACACGGAAGGTGGCTTATGCGACGGAGGCCGGACTGTTCCAGAAGGCCGGCATTCCGAGTATCGTCTGCGGCCCGGGGAACATCGAACAGGCACATAAGCCGAACGAATTTGTCGAAGTGCAGCAACTCGAAATGTGCGAGAGCTTCCTGAAGAAGCTCGTGGCGAGTCTCTCGGTTAAGTCTGACTGA
- a CDS encoding branched-chain amino acid ABC transporter substrate-binding protein: MSLTKKVVVVGGAVSALACGGVYAQDDTVKLGFAGPLTGQNANLGKDVERGARMAVDDLNASPPIIGGQKVKISLQVEDDAGDPRQATQVAQRLVDAGVKGVVGHFNSGATIPASKIYYDAHIPQISQSSTNPKYTMQGFNTAFRLVANDAQLGSVLGKYAVQKLNAKTFAVIDDRTAYGEGIADEFSKSATAAGAKLTSRQYTTDKATDFRGVLTSVKGASPDVVFYGGMDAQGGPMLKQMAQLDIAAKFMGGDGICTGELPSLAGSSLQNRSVVCAEAGGITSEYQPGMQAFKDRFKKKYGEDVVIYAPYAYDAIMILVDAMKRANSSDPAKYLPYLKKTDYKGIIGETQFDNKGDLKDATLTLYTFRDGKRESLGVQH, translated from the coding sequence ATGAGCCTTACGAAGAAAGTGGTCGTTGTCGGCGGTGCAGTTAGCGCCCTTGCATGTGGTGGTGTGTATGCGCAGGATGACACCGTGAAACTCGGATTTGCCGGTCCATTGACTGGTCAGAACGCAAATCTGGGGAAAGACGTTGAGCGCGGCGCGCGGATGGCGGTTGACGACCTGAACGCCAGTCCCCCGATAATCGGTGGTCAGAAGGTGAAGATTTCCCTTCAGGTCGAGGACGACGCCGGTGACCCACGTCAGGCGACACAGGTCGCGCAGCGGCTCGTTGATGCCGGTGTGAAAGGTGTGGTTGGCCACTTCAACTCCGGCGCGACAATCCCTGCTTCGAAAATCTATTACGACGCACACATTCCGCAAATCTCGCAGTCGTCGACGAATCCGAAGTACACGATGCAAGGATTCAATACGGCCTTCCGTCTGGTTGCCAACGACGCTCAGCTAGGCTCAGTGCTAGGGAAGTATGCTGTTCAAAAGCTGAACGCGAAGACGTTCGCCGTAATCGACGACCGTACTGCGTATGGCGAAGGCATCGCTGACGAATTTTCGAAGTCGGCAACGGCTGCCGGCGCGAAACTCACCTCCCGACAGTACACAACGGACAAGGCGACCGACTTCAGGGGCGTGCTGACATCTGTCAAGGGTGCATCGCCCGATGTTGTCTTCTACGGCGGCATGGACGCGCAGGGTGGTCCAATGCTGAAGCAGATGGCTCAGCTTGACATTGCGGCAAAGTTCATGGGAGGCGATGGGATTTGCACGGGTGAGTTGCCTTCGCTTGCTGGCTCCTCGTTACAGAACCGCTCGGTTGTCTGCGCCGAGGCTGGCGGAATCACGAGCGAATACCAGCCTGGCATGCAGGCATTCAAGGACCGCTTCAAGAAGAAATATGGCGAGGACGTGGTCATCTATGCACCGTACGCCTATGACGCGATAATGATTCTGGTCGACGCTATGAAGCGGGCGAACTCATCGGACCCGGCAAAGTATCTGCCGTACCTCAAAAAGACGGACTACAAGGGCATCATCGGCGAGACGCAGTTTGACAATAAGGGCGACCTCAAGGACGCAACCTTGACGCTCTATACGTTCAGGGATGGCAAACGAGAAAGCTTGGGCGTGCAACATTAA
- a CDS encoding M20/M25/M40 family metallo-hydrolase yields the protein MRDHFVRRGLPADLTRCSSGKKAFLVATVPTYDGRTRGGIVLTGHTDVFPVESQSWDTDPFRPEVKDGRVYGRGACDMKGFIGVALGLVPVMQSAPLASPFHFAFSYDESFPCAGAPSLFADFVKRDVRPQRFVFGKPSSMKVVARRGRVGAYCRYIRRRAPLRDAERTAVLYAAEKGLFDVEGTSDIVCGPGNIEQAHGSNEYVELQQLAECSRFLKRLVVNACIAESFRR from the coding sequence ATGAGGGACCATTTCGTCAGGCGAGGTCTTCCGGCTGACCTCACGCGGTGCAGCAGCGGCAAGAAGGCTTTTCTCGTGGCGACAGTTCCGACATACGACGGTCGAACTCGAGGCGGAATCGTACTGACGGGTCACACAGACGTATTCCCGGTTGAAAGTCAGTCATGGGACACGGACCCCTTCAGACCAGAGGTCAAGGACGGTCGCGTGTACGGGCGCGGCGCTTGTGACATGAAAGGCTTCATCGGAGTGGCACTGGGGCTTGTTCCCGTAATGCAATCGGCGCCGCTGGCGTCGCCATTTCACTTCGCTTTCTCGTACGACGAGAGCTTTCCATGCGCAGGCGCGCCGTCGCTTTTCGCCGACTTCGTTAAGCGTGACGTGAGGCCTCAGCGCTTTGTCTTCGGTAAACCTAGCTCTATGAAGGTTGTTGCACGCCGCGGCCGCGTTGGCGCCTATTGCCGATACATCAGGAGGCGCGCACCACTCAGGGATGCCGAGCGGACCGCAGTGTTGTATGCGGCTGAGAAGGGGCTGTTTGATGTCGAAGGTACCAGCGACATTGTGTGTGGTCCTGGCAACATCGAACAGGCGCATGGGTCGAACGAATACGTGGAACTGCAGCAGTTGGCTGAGTGCAGCCGGTTTTTGAAGCGCCTTGTGGTTAACGCTTGCATCGCAGAGTCCTTTCGACGTTAG
- a CDS encoding aldo/keto reductase gives MEALKTQGIELPRLGFGTFRMPGGGCQPVVESALELGYRHIDTAEMYQNEEAVGAAIAASGLARKQLHLTTKVWHENLKPESLRRALDASLGKLGVDHVDLYMVHWPSRDMDLGAVMETMQGFLQNGTVRSIGVCNFNMTMLRTAIEEIGAPIACHQIEYHAFLDQSKMLSYLREKGIPLVAYAPLAQGRAASDPVLQVIGAKHGATAAQVALAWLLEQDGVAVIPKAQRRESQKSNLDALAVKLDDEDRHAIAVLPKNHRFVTPPFAPEWDV, from the coding sequence ATGGAAGCTTTGAAAACACAGGGAATTGAACTGCCGCGCCTCGGATTTGGCACATTCCGTATGCCGGGCGGAGGTTGCCAACCGGTAGTTGAAAGTGCACTGGAACTCGGATACCGACACATCGACACCGCCGAGATGTATCAGAACGAGGAAGCTGTCGGCGCCGCAATTGCTGCCTCGGGTCTCGCGCGAAAGCAACTGCATCTGACGACCAAGGTATGGCACGAGAATCTCAAGCCGGAGTCCCTTCGCCGCGCACTGGACGCCAGCCTCGGAAAGCTCGGTGTCGACCACGTTGACCTGTACATGGTGCATTGGCCGTCGCGTGACATGGACCTCGGCGCAGTCATGGAGACAATGCAAGGCTTTCTGCAAAACGGGACAGTCCGCTCAATAGGCGTGTGCAATTTCAACATGACGATGCTGCGAACAGCCATCGAGGAAATCGGCGCACCCATCGCCTGCCACCAGATTGAATACCACGCGTTCCTGGACCAGTCGAAAATGCTGAGCTACTTGCGCGAGAAAGGCATTCCGCTCGTCGCCTATGCCCCGCTTGCACAAGGCAGGGCAGCAAGCGACCCCGTACTTCAGGTAATCGGCGCCAAGCATGGCGCGACTGCTGCCCAAGTTGCACTCGCCTGGCTACTGGAACAGGACGGGGTCGCCGTGATTCCTAAGGCTCAACGCCGCGAAAGTCAAAAATCCAATCTCGACGCGCTGGCGGTGAAACTCGACGATGAGGACCGTCACGCTATTGCGGTGTTGCCGAAGAACCACCGTTTCGTCACCCCGCCGTTCGCCCCGGAATGGGACGTGTAA